Proteins encoded together in one Desulfosporosinus meridiei DSM 13257 window:
- a CDS encoding histone deacetylase family protein — protein sequence MKRTGILFFPAFDWSLGDSHPEREERLLYTQEQLFEEGILDLPQIKQYSPRVASLKDVLRTQALFPNPEAHRSGLDPHLISAGSSLLLGEAQVKGEIHNGFVMARPPGHHSGATVWGNRGFCSLNNEAILVNYLRAGFGKKKIAIVDTDVHHGDGTQDIFYHDPNVLFISLHQDGRTLYPGSGFVNEKGGFNAWDQTLNIPLPPGTGDEGYHYVLENWVLPRLQAFAPDIIINSAGQDNHFTDPLASMNLTAAGYGRITELLQPDLAVLEGGYSIEGALPYVNLAILLALAGEDYHHVREPQKIKRNTVTLAALKPYIQELKRQQEAAKPSLTFQSKPFFPSGNWIYSPHSVYYDTEGFQETRHDYLRECSDCGGTVYIESRKYTEKSILVRIPFQACSSCEQAGYDLWEHLQNSKESFSYGFLQNQLHDTHYVWNRKEGLRKF from the coding sequence ATGAAAAGAACAGGAATATTGTTTTTCCCCGCTTTCGATTGGTCATTAGGTGACTCCCATCCGGAACGTGAAGAGCGTCTCCTCTATACCCAAGAACAGCTTTTTGAAGAAGGGATTCTTGATTTGCCTCAGATCAAGCAGTATTCCCCTCGAGTTGCTTCTCTAAAAGATGTCCTCAGAACTCAAGCCTTATTCCCGAATCCGGAAGCCCATAGGTCGGGTCTGGATCCTCATCTTATTTCGGCAGGCAGTTCACTTCTGCTGGGAGAAGCACAGGTGAAGGGTGAAATTCATAATGGCTTTGTAATGGCCCGCCCCCCCGGTCATCATTCCGGCGCTACAGTATGGGGTAATCGAGGGTTTTGTTCTCTTAACAACGAAGCTATTCTGGTCAACTATTTGAGAGCCGGTTTTGGAAAAAAGAAAATTGCAATTGTCGATACAGATGTCCATCATGGTGATGGAACTCAAGATATTTTCTATCATGATCCTAATGTCCTTTTTATTTCTCTCCATCAAGATGGGCGCACACTATATCCGGGAAGTGGTTTTGTCAATGAAAAGGGTGGTTTTAATGCCTGGGATCAGACTCTAAACATTCCTCTTCCACCGGGAACAGGGGATGAAGGCTACCATTACGTCTTGGAAAACTGGGTATTACCGCGTTTGCAGGCCTTTGCCCCGGATATTATTATTAATTCTGCCGGTCAGGATAACCATTTTACAGATCCCCTGGCTTCTATGAACTTGACAGCTGCAGGGTATGGTCGAATTACAGAACTTCTTCAGCCGGATTTAGCGGTCCTCGAAGGTGGATATTCCATTGAGGGGGCACTCCCTTATGTCAACTTGGCCATTTTACTGGCACTTGCCGGAGAGGACTATCATCATGTCCGGGAGCCGCAGAAAATAAAGCGCAATACTGTAACTTTGGCAGCCTTAAAACCCTATATTCAAGAACTTAAAAGACAGCAAGAAGCTGCTAAGCCCAGCCTAACCTTTCAGAGCAAGCCCTTTTTTCCTAGTGGAAACTGGATTTATAGCCCTCATTCCGTTTATTATGATACTGAGGGTTTTCAAGAGACAAGACATGATTACCTTCGTGAGTGCAGTGATTGTGGAGGAACAGTGTACATTGAGAGCAGAAAGTACACTGAAAAGTCAATATTAGTACGGATTCCATTTCAAGCCTGCTCAAGTTGTGAGCAAGCAGGCTATGACCTGTGGGAGCATCTCCAAAACTCTAAGGAAAGCTTTTCCTATGGATTTCTTCAGAATCAGCTTCACGATACACACTACGTTTGGAACAGGAAAGAAGGATTGAGGAAGTTTTGA